A section of the Chelmon rostratus isolate fCheRos1 chromosome 16, fCheRos1.pri, whole genome shotgun sequence genome encodes:
- the LOC121619473 gene encoding major histocompatibility complex class I-related gene protein-like produces the protein MKTLFLLLLFCHVSSSVKHSLKYFVSGSSGVPNFPEFVGAAVVDGHLVGYCDSNRKILEPKQEWVKTLLENEPQHLEICNAACFEILPNFFKARMDRFKQRFNQSGGAHVLQRMNGCEWDDETGEIQGFNQYGYDGEDFMSFDLKTLTWIAPKPQAVSTKLMWDAEKARIESHEKYLTEIFPEWLKMYLAYGKSSLLRTELPSVSLLQKTPSSPVSCHASGFYPDRASLIWRKDGEELHEGVDLGEILPNHDGTFQMSADLKPSASEDWGKYECVFHLSGVKDVVTRLDKAAIRTNWEKPGDVLITAAAVVLSLILIITVVGFIVYKMKKVKPRPSPAADSSELSESLNPET, from the exons atgaaaacgttgtttttgttgcttctcTTCTGTCACGTTTCATCATCAG tgaaacactCCCTGAAGTATTTTGTAAGTGGATCTTCTGGAGTCCCAAACTTCCCAGAGTTTGTGGGAGCTGCAGTGGTTGATGGACATCTGGTGGGTTACTGCGACAGCAACAGGAAGATACTGGAACCAAAACAGGAGTGGGTGAAAACATTATTAGAAAACGAACCTCAACACTTGGAGATATGCAATGCAGCGTGTTTTGAGATTTTGCCAAACTTCTTCAAAGCCAGGATGGACCGTTTTAAGCAGCGCTTCAACCAAAGTGGAG gtgcCCATGTTTTACAGAGGATGAATGGCTGTGAGTGGGATGATGAGACTGGAGAGATTCAAGGTTTTAATCAGTACGGTTATGATGGAGAAGACTTCATGTCATTTGATCTGAAGACGCTGACGTGGATCGCTCCGAAACCACAGGCCGTCAGCACCAAACTGATGTGGGATGCTGAGAAAGCTAGAATAGAATCTCATGAGAAGTATCTCACTGAGATTTTCCCTGAGTGGCTGAAGATGTATTTGGCCTATGGGAAGAGCTCTCTGCTGAGAACAG agctcccctcagtgtctctccttCAGAagactccctcctctccagtcaGCTGCCACGCTTCAGGTTTCTACCCTGACAGAGCCTCACTCATctggaggaaagatggagaggagcttCACGAGGGCGTGGACCTCGGAGAGATCCTCCCCAACCACGATGGGACCTTCCAGATGAGCGCTGACCTGAAACCTTCAGCGTCTGAAGACTGGGGGAAGTACGaatgtgtgtttcatctctctGGTGTGAAGGACGTCGTCACCAGACTGGACAAAGCAGCGATCAGGACCAACTGGG aGAAGCCCGGTGACGtcctcatcactgctgcagcggttgttctttctctcatcctcatcatcactgttGTTGGATTCATCGTCTACAAAATGAAGAAAG TCAAACCACGTCCATCTC ctgctgcagacagctcGGAGCTCTCTGAGAGCCTGAATCCAGAGACCTGa